The DNA region CCGCAGGCCATCGCCTCGAGGAAGACGATGCCAAAGCCCTCGTGCAGCGCCGTCGACAGATAGACATCGGCTGCCGACAGAAGCTGGAACTTTTCGATATCGCTCACAAAACCTGCAAAATGCACTCGTGAAGCGATCCCGAGCCTCTGAGCCTGTTGCTGAAGATCTGGAAGCTCGGGCCCCTCACCCACCAACACCAGGCGTGCACGTACGGCATCGAGAGTCGCGAACACATCGAGAAGAGTGCTGAGGTTCTTGCGCGGGATCAAGCGGCCCACCGCAATCAGAATCACGGAGTCCGAATCCAGTGAGAATGGCAGCGAGTCGCGGTCGATGGGCGAGAACTCCGGACGCGAGACACTGAGCGGGACCAGTTCGACTTCGGGCGCACCGTAGTGTGTCCGCGCCCAGCCGGCAACATCATTGGATTCCGCAACGACACTGTCGCTTCCATGAATGACCCACTTCACCGCATGGCGCAGCCCAGGTGTACGATGAGGCGAGAGCTTCTTGCTCGGATCGTAGAGATCACCCCCGAGCACGGAGAGGACGTGCGGAAGCTTGGCATAGCGAGCCAATAACAAGCCACTTGGCCCGGTAGGCACTGCAAATACCGAGTGCACGATGTCGAATGACTCTTGACGCAGTAGTTTGCGCCCAGAAACCAGCGAACTCGGAAAGAAACTGAGCATGGAAGGCAGGCTCGCGGTAGCGCGTGCATCGCGCATCATGACGGGCACGCGCACGATACGCAGATTCCCGTGGCATTCCTCGCGCTCGAGCCCATTCGCCCAGGAAGTCAAGAGCGTGACCTTCGCACGCTTCTCCAGTTCCACGACCAGGTCGCGTACGAAAACACCCCCACCGCCACCCAGTGGCGGGTATTCGTAGCTGACGAGCAGGATGTTCATTCGCGATCGTCGTCCCTGGGTCGCGTACAGACCGCTGCGACTTTCTTGGTGAAGATCTTGTTGGACTTCCCGTACAGGATGAACGCCGCCCGGAAGATCAGGTTGAGAAATGCCGCGGCCCCCCAGGCCAACCAGTTCGCCGGGTTCTTGTAGAAGACGTACAGGTTCAGAGGAAACACGCGAATGCGCTCGAAGCCCGAGTACTCCAGAAGCTGGTTGAGCGTGTATTCGGTGAACGTATTGTAGTGATCGAAGTTCTGTGCGAGCGCTTCCGGACCCGTGATCGGGTTGGCGCCATTGAGTCCGTGTACGATCAAGCTCCCGCCCGGGCGCAGAGACTGACGACAGAGATCGACAAAGACGAGTTGCTCGTCTTTGGTCAGATGATTGAGCTCTTGCTCACATACGATGCAGTCGAAAGCCTCCACGTTCTGCTGGAGGAACTCGAACGCCGTGTCCACCTGGCAGGCCAGATCGCGCTTTCGCGCGTGCTCGATCTTCTCTGGGTCGGAGTCGATCCCCTGAACGCTGGTGTAGTCGTGACGCAAGAGCATGTCTACGAAATACCCCGGACCGCAACTCACCACGAGGACGTCCGAGTCGCGATCCACAGGCACATACGGCAGATAGTTTCGTCGATAGAACTCGAAGAGCGTCGTATAGCCCTTCTCGATATCGGCGGGTCCCTCCCAGAAGGAATCGAAATCCTCCATGCGCGCCGTCAGCACGATCGACTCGCTGCTTCGCTCGCTTCTCGAGACCTGTGTATTCTTCACGGATTCATCCCGCCTATCCCCTGTCATCCAGCGACGGTTTCACAGTAAGAGGCCCTCTCGTTCGTACCATCGCGCGGTTGCGTCCATACCTTCCTGGAGACGCACACGAGGTTCGAAGCCGAGCAACTCGAGCGCCTGGTCTCCTCGAAACGAAAAGCTCTTGCGGAAAAAGTCCAGCCTGCGCCGGTGAAGCGGTGGTTGCACGCCCAGCGGTCGCAGAATGCTCTCGGTCAACCACGCCGCCGCCATCATGGGCCCCATCGGCAGAACCCACGGCGGCGGTCGACAGCCGATCGCCGCTGCCGCAGACCGGATCATGTCGCTGCTCGCAACCGGAGCCGGTCCGGCGAGCACGAAGCAGGCACCCACAGCCGCCTCGTGGCTGGCCGCGAGGCGCAGTCCCCGGATCAGATCGTCGATGTACACCAGATGATGAGTGTTCTTTCCGCTACCAATGCGCAGGAACAGACCCTTCTTGACGCCTTTGAAGAGCTTGAGCAAACGTCGATCGCCGGGGCCGTAGACTTCTGCGATGCGTGCGATCGCGATCGGTAGCCGATCCATGTACTCGCGCGCGACAGTCTCACCTTCCAGCTTGGTCACACCGTAGATATTGTCTGGGACCAGAGGTGAATCTTCATCGACGTCGCGTCCTTCGGTCCATCCGTACACGCCGATCGTGCTGCCGTGAACGAAACGCTTCACCCCAGATGCGACACTGGCTTCGAGCATATTGCGCGTGCCTGTCACGTTCACGTCGTGAAAATGCTGATCCGGTACGTTTGCTTCGTGCTGCGCCGCAGCCAGATGGACCACGCAATCGACTCCATCGACCAGCTGTCTGGCCTCATCCGCTTCGGTAATCGAGCCGATCACGAGTTCGGCACCCGCCTCCTGTAGTGCGCGGCCGGTCCCGGTTTCGACATCGTTGCGTGACTGTCCGGCAGCGCGGACATCGAGATTCTCTTCGCGCAAGTCCAGGACCAGACGCGACCCGATGAAACCCGTAGCCCCCGTGACCAGGATCAAGTCGTTTCCTCCGCACACGCCAGTCCGAGTTCCGCGCGCGTCTCCTCGAGTTCCTTCTGCAACCGTCCCGTTTCCCAGCCGAGTTCCTCGGCCATCAGACCCGCAGCCATATTCAAAGCTGCGGCGCCCGGGTCTCCGGCCGTCGCGAGATCCGTTCGGCGAAATGCCACATCGGAGAGGCGCTGGGCCATCTCCTCGCGGACGGCGTGGACAACCTCAGCTCGCAGGGTTTCAGAGCCGGGCAGGTTCGATTCCGTCTCGGTCCGGTCGAGCACCCGTTCATAGGCCGAACCGTGATTACAGAGCAGCGCCTCGAGCGACCCCGCGGGAATGCGCGATCCGAAGCGCTCCTGCGCATCGCGCCGCAGAGCCTGGAAATCATCGATCTCTCCGCCATAAAGGGGAGTGTGCTCGGTGGACGCCGCCACCAGACTGCGATCGAGCTTCCGACTCACCAGGTCCAGTGTGCGGGCAGCTTCGAGACGCGCAGTGGTGTACCGAACGCCGAGGAGCGTGATGAGTCCGTCCAGTCCGTCGCATTCCGCGTGATCGATCAGACGCGAGCGCTTGCCGTAGGATAGGTCCGTGGCGCCTTCACGGTTGTCACCGAAGAGCACGAGACCGCAATACCGAGAGATGACGTCTTCAGGTCGAAGTCGGAGTTCAGGATAGCCGGCATTGATCTCGGCAATGAATTCGGCGAGTTCGGCATCCGAGACCGCCGTACTGTCCGGATCGTCCGTCCAGACGCGATGCCATACACCGACGAGCGTGCGCCCGCGCCAGGGCACCAGGAAGAGATGGCGCGTAGACCGGCTCAGAACCGCATCGGGATCGCGAGTCGATCCGGGGACAGCCAACGCGTAGCGATCCGATAGACACCTGTTGACCAGGAAATACGCGTCGCGCGAATAGGTAGGGCGCGGGTTCAACTCAGTGCCGTTGGTGCGACGCAGAAGGGGATCCGCCCAGCCACCCGTCGCGTTCACCACAACCTTGGCGCGCACCTCGAAAACCTGGTCCGCGAGCGTATCGCGAGCCACGACTCCATCGATGCGATTGCCACTCTGCAGGAATCCGGTGACCTCCGCATAGTTGGCAGCCTGCAATCCCTTCGCGGTGGCTGCGAGCAGAGTACAGATCGCCAGGCGAGCAGGACTGCGCATCTGTCCATCGTGAAAGACCACGCCGCCGCTCAAGCCCCTGGAATCGAGCGCGGGGAATGCGTTGAGCGCGTCGTTTCGCGACATCACCCGTGTGGCAGGAATATGCCGCGCAGGGTCCGGAAGATCGCGATTGCGATCCGCCGTGAGAGCGTCGTAGAGCTTCATTCCCGTGGCCAGGATGGGGCGCCCCCGTGTCCAGAATCCGTAGGTCGGCATCAGGAACGGAAGAGGCGAGACCTGATGGGGTGCGATGCGCAGCCAGGCGCTGCGTTCCCGACTCGACTCCCGGACGCGGACCACGTCGAGGTGCTGCATATAGCGGACACCGCCGTGAACCACCTTGAAACAGTTCGCCGAAGCCGCGTGGCCGAAATCGTTCTTCTCGAGCAAAGCGACCGATAGACCGCGCAGCACCGCATCCCACGCCACGAAGAGCCCAAAGATCCCGCCGCCGACGACCACGAGGTCGAACGTCTCTGAGACGAGTCCTTCCAGCCTTCGCTCCGCCAACCGAGCCTCCCTTGTCTGTCTGACGCCCCCACCAGGAGTCGTCCGAGATAGTAACCTCAGAGACGCTGCCTGGCCGCCAGTAGCTGTTCGAGGCGAAGCTGACGCAACTCGGATACAGACCGATCGGAGATCGATCGGATCAGTCCGACTTAACGACAAGACCGCGATATTGCTGATGCGGGAGTCTCGCTCCCGCTCGGGACGCCATCCCGGCGCGAAATGACGTCATGGCTCCTCCGATGTATGCAGCTGGCGAGCCTGGCACCTGCGGGCCAACGGACGCGTCGCGCGCGCCGGAGCGTCAGAAACTGCGGTACCGCCCGAGCAGTCTGTGGCGCGGGAAATTGCGCGCAAGCGTTTCGATGCGCCGACGCGCCTCCTCGCGGTCGCCAGACGCAATCGCTTCCTCGATATACAACTCGTAGGCGCGATCGACCTTCCGGGTCCATTCCTCGAGGAGCCGTGGACTCCGCGTCTGCTGGGCGACCAGATACCCCGAACCGGCGCGGCGCAATGCTTCGTAGGTGTCTCCTTCGGACTCGTGTCGCGCGATCAGCCGATCGAGGCCGCGCAACAGACCGGCGCGGTTCTCCAGATCCGACGGATTCACGTGGTAGAGCGCCGTGCGGTTTGCGAGCGCCGATTCGACATCGCCCGCCAGTTCATCGAGCGCCGCCAGTTGTCGCAGATTCGTAGTTGTCGCCCGCTGCGCGACCGAGGCACGAGCCAGATCCCGGGCGCGGGCGCGCATCTGCGGATCGCGCATGGCCATCTGATCCCGCATCAACTCCGCGACCAGCCCGCTCTTCGCGATGTGTCCGCTGTAGCGAGAACGGACGACCGTCTCTTCGTAGAGCGTACGAGCGTCGTTCCACAACGCCGCGCGCGACACAGTCAGCGCGGCGAAGCCGGCGATCAGCAGCATTGGCAACACCAACCAGCGGCGATCGGATTCCAGTGCCAGTCTCGCGACCGAGCCAACGACCCCCGCCAGCGCGACCGAGGGTAAGTACAATACGCGCTCCGCCATCACGATACCGCTGGCAAAGAGCAGATTCGAAACCGGCAACCAGGTGAGAGCGAACCAGACCAGCCAGAAGAACGGGCTGCGCAGACCGCGGCGCAGCGCAAGAATGACGCCCACCAGAACGCCGACCAGCAACGCCGCGGACAGCAGCACTGCGGGAGCGAGTCGGGTGCTATGCGGGAATCCGGAATAGTCCGCGGAGAGCGAGAACGGTGCAATCAACAGGCGTGAGATCTCACCGAGCGCGTGGGTCATGGTGAGCAGGACCTCCCCGGGCGCGGGATCGGGGAACGCCAGGTATTGCGCCGGTAGGTAGAGCGCGAAACTGACTGGAGGAACCGAGGCCGCACCCAGCACCCAGCCACGCAAGAGAATGAAGCTCCCCAGAGCCAATGCGCAGGGTGTGAGTTCGACGAAGACCCGCCGCAGGAACAGACCGGCACTTTCGTCCTTGCTCCGCAACCAGCTATCGACGAAGAGCAGGCCGGGCAGCACGACAGCCATCTCTTTGCACATACACGAAAGAAGATAGAAGCCGGCGGCGAGCACGCGCGCAGCAGTGCCGTGTGAGTGAAGCGCGAACGCCGCAAGAAAGAACACCGTCATCGCCAGATCCGCACGGCCCACCATATGCGATACGGCCTCGACATGAACCGGATGCACCGCGAACAGTGCCGCGCCCACGGCGGCCGGGATCCACAGGCTGAGCCGCGCGCGCAAGATCTGGAATAGCAACAGGACCGCCAGCGCGTTCAGGATCAGATTGCTGGCGTGAACACCGAAACGCGAAGGCCCGCCGCTGGCATCCGCTCCCCAGAGGATCCGATCCAGAGCGTAACTCGACACCGAAAGGGGTCGATACAACCCGCCCTGTTGCCCGCCGGGCCAGTAGGTCTGCCCGAAGAACTCGGGTATGTGCGACACATCGCGGAGTTCGATGCGGTCGCGGATGATCGGGCGATCGTCCTCGATGAAGTCGCCATCCACGGCCGGCCAAAACGGCAAAGCCGCAAGCAGAACCAGGGCGAGCGGCACCCACCAGGGCGAAGCAGTGGAGATCGACGACTCGGACACGCCGCCAGTCTACCGGGCCTGCTCGCCCCACGGAAGACGCTTCAGAGCGCCTGACCTCTGTATGATGCCGCTCGCGCTGAAAAGCGCCTCGGGTTCGGAGCAGACGAGACAGCGTGGCGAGGCTACGAAGTGAGGAGCGGAGATGAGACGTTTCGAGAATCGAGTCGTGCTGGTGACCGGCGCAGGATCGGGCATCGGTGAGGCCTCGGCACTGCGCATGGGCTCGGAAGGCGGAAAGATCGCCTGTGTCGATATCGACGGAAATGCAGCCGAAGCAACCGCGAAGGCCGTGCGCGAGGCGGGCGGAGAGGCAAATGCCTGGGTCTGTGACATCTCGGACCAGGCCACCGTACAGAAAACCGTCCACGAGGTGGCCGAGCACTACGGCCAGTTGAACGCCTTGTGCAACATCGCGGGCATCCTGCACGCGGACCACACTCTGGAACTGTCGATGGACGTATTTGATCGCGTCCTGGCGGTAAACCTGCGCGGCACCTTCATGATGTGCCAGACCGCCCTTCCCTACCTGATTGAAACGAAGGGCTCAATCGTGAACATGGCATCGACGGCCGCGCTGGGCGCACACGCGTGGATGGCCGCGTATTCGGCATCGAAAGGCGGAATCCTCGCCTTGACGAAAGCACTGGCCGTCGAGTTCGGGCGCAAGGGCGTCAATAGCAACGCGATCTGTCCAGCCTCCGTCGAAACTCCCATGAGCAAGAGCGTGCGACTGCCTGAAGGATTCGACCCGGCGCTATTGCGCAAGGTCCTGCCTTTTGACGACATCAACCGGCCCCCTTCCGACGTGGCGAGTGCGGTGGCCTTCCTCGCATCGGAAGACGCAGTGCACATCAACGGCGATCACATCCGAACGGATGGCGGAGTCATGACATGAAAAGGTTCCTGGTCTCGATCCTCGCGATCGCACTGCGACTTCGGTGTGGGTTCCTGAGGGAACCTCGAATGAGCGAATCAGCTGCGCACAACCTGCGTCTATCTTTGTAGTCGTCCCTACTACCAAGTGTCTGGTAGAATCCAACTCAGCAAGATCTGGAGACGTTTCATGGTAACGGACCGCCCGTCGCGACACGTGATGGTGAGGTGGGCGCGTATTGCGCGGCTGGGAACGACCCTCCTGATTCTAGTTGCACTTTCCCCGCCGGTTGCTGCCAACGAGTCGAGTTCCTACGCCGCGGGTGTCGCCTACGAACGCGGCGCACACGCCTTTCGACTCGGAGAGCTAGCGTCCGCGTTGGAGTTCCTCGAGCGAGCCACCGAGCTCGCCCCAGAGGATCTGCGCATCGTGCGGCTCTACTCGCTGGCACTGATCTCATCCGGCCAGGCGCAAAGAGCCAGTGAGCTGCTTCTTGCCACTACCCGCGCTGACGCTGACGACGACGATCTGCACTTCGTCCGTGCACTCGCTCACTATCGCGCCGGCGAGCTGACCACGGCCCGAGCGGGTTTTGCGCAGGTGCTGCAGGCGGAGCCCGAGCATGCGCAGGCGCAACTCTTCCTGGGAACCACCTTGCAGGAACTCGGCGAGGACGCTGAAGCCAGAATCGCGTTGCGCGCAGCACAGAAACTCGATCCGAATCTCGCCGCGGCTGCCAGCTACCGTCTCGGCCTTCTCGAACTGAAAGCTCATCCGGAGAAGGCGCGAGGGCACTTCGAAATCGCGCGGGACCAGTCGAATGGAACACCTCTGAGCAGCTCGGCACAGGAATTTCTGAGGCAATTGCCCGATCCGCTGGAGCCCAGGAGCCGCATGCGCGCGGCCGCGTCGGCCGGTTTGGAGTACGACTCGAATGCGAACATCGTGGGCGACGATCCCCTGATGAACTCCGAACGCGCGCGCGACATGCGCGCTTTCGTCCGCGCGGGCATCAGCACGAGGCTGCTCGAAACGGAGCGATTTCGACTGCACGCGGGACTGGTGGGCTTCATGGCAAACCACGCCGATCAAAAGAACTACGACGTGCAGGCGGGTCGCGGCGCGCTTTTCGGATCCGCAGCCTTGGCCAGGCGTCTGAACGCCGATCTGCAGGTCTCACTCGAGTCCGCCTGGCAAGACACGGAGCACTACCACCGCCGTGTTTTCGCAAAACAGGCGCTGCGCTTCCGCGAAAATCGCTCCAACGAAACGCGCATCTACCTGTCTTTTGAAAACCGCGACGAGTTCTACAAGGCCATCGATCCGCGCCTGGATCACGACGGGAAAGTTCGCCGTCTGGGAATTGACCACAGTCTTCTGTTGCCGGATCCGAATGCACTTGGACTGCCATCGTGGGGTCCACCACTGCTCACTGCGTCGTATCAGAAACGCCGTGAAGACACCCATGGTGCGGACTATGACTCTCGCTCGAATATCTACCGTCTGAGCCTGCGCGCGCCGATGCCCGCGCAGGTCCGGCTCGAGACCAGTGCCGAACTCGAGGTGCGGCGCTTCGACAATCCGACAATCATCGAACCAACGGCCGGCCCGCGCCACGAGCGCGTGCAGCGCTTCAACATCGGGCTGAGCCGTCCTCTAAACGATCGCTTCACGCTCCTGGGCCGCTATCACAGCACGAACTGGAAGAGCAACGTTCAGGGATTCGCTTTCAAGCGCCAGATCTTCTCGATGATGGTCACCTACTCGTTCCAATGAACTCGCCCGAGGATACGAAAATGAAGACACGCAATATCGTGCACATCGCTGTTCTGCTGGGCTTGTTGTTGCTCGCCCAGAACGCGCGAGCGGGTGAAGCCGTGGGCTTTATCGCCTCGGTCACGGGCACGGTCGAAATCCTGCCGGCGGGTCAGAAGAGCTGGACTGCGGCCGGACTCGACGGAGACGTGCAACTCGACGACACGATCCGCACGGGTGAAAATTCCGCGATCAAGCTCTTGATGAACGATGACACGACGCTCAGCATCGGAGCCGAGACCGAACTCGTGCTCGACTCTTTCGCAGTCGGGCATGCCGCACCGGAGAAACGGTCCGTTATCCGACTGATGCGAGGGCATATCCGCGCCTGGATCGGTGAGATTTTCGGCGGACCTTCACGGGTCGAGATGCACACTCCCACGGCCGTGATCGGCGTGAAAGGCACGGCCTACGATGTATGGGTCGAAGAGAAGAACGGAGAGTTCAGCACGCTGGTGTGCGTGACTCATGGCGCCATCACAGTGCGGCCCTTGCAGGCAGAAGTCGGAACCGATGAGGAACTGGGAATGGGTTCCTGCGCGCAAGTTGGCGAGGACGGCAGGGTTTTGGTGCTATCGACCCGACCCGACGGGTACGATCCCATCGACAACAGTATCTTCGGAAAAGACCCGCTGGTGGCGGACTTCCAGAAGCCGTTGTTCATCGAAGACCTGCTCGTGAGCAATCCGCCGGTCGGCCTCGCGCCAACCGTCGCTCCTTCGGGCTCGGACCCCGCGAAGGTTCCGGACGGCGATCCGATCACCGTGGCAATATCTCTACAACCGCACGCCGCCCCGGAAGATCCGATCCTCAACGGAGAGGATCCACTGCACGAGGAGGACTGGTTCGAAG from bacterium includes:
- a CDS encoding tetratricopeptide repeat protein → MVTDRPSRHVMVRWARIARLGTTLLILVALSPPVAANESSSYAAGVAYERGAHAFRLGELASALEFLERATELAPEDLRIVRLYSLALISSGQAQRASELLLATTRADADDDDLHFVRALAHYRAGELTTARAGFAQVLQAEPEHAQAQLFLGTTLQELGEDAEARIALRAAQKLDPNLAAAASYRLGLLELKAHPEKARGHFEIARDQSNGTPLSSSAQEFLRQLPDPLEPRSRMRAAASAGLEYDSNANIVGDDPLMNSERARDMRAFVRAGISTRLLETERFRLHAGLVGFMANHADQKNYDVQAGRGALFGSAALARRLNADLQVSLESAWQDTEHYHRRVFAKQALRFRENRSNETRIYLSFENRDEFYKAIDPRLDHDGKVRRLGIDHSLLLPDPNALGLPSWGPPLLTASYQKRREDTHGADYDSRSNIYRLSLRAPMPAQVRLETSAELEVRRFDNPTIIEPTAGPRHERVQRFNIGLSRPLNDRFTLLGRYHSTNWKSNVQGFAFKRQIFSMMVTYSFQ
- a CDS encoding FecR domain-containing protein encodes the protein MKTRNIVHIAVLLGLLLLAQNARAGEAVGFIASVTGTVEILPAGQKSWTAAGLDGDVQLDDTIRTGENSAIKLLMNDDTTLSIGAETELVLDSFAVGHAAPEKRSVIRLMRGHIRAWIGEIFGGPSRVEMHTPTAVIGVKGTAYDVWVEEKNGEFSTLVCVTHGAITVRPLQAEVGTDEELGMGSCAQVGEDGRVLVLSTRPDGYDPIDNSIFGKDPLVADFQKPLFIEDLLVSNPPVGLAPTVAPSGSDPAKVPDGDPITVAISLQPHAAPEDPILNGEDPLHEEDWFEDPLRALDQRGHPGVVPDADGIGSNLQVYKIFQFYNFDTQKPDMRVFVR
- a CDS encoding class I SAM-dependent methyltransferase, producing MKNTQVSRSERSSESIVLTARMEDFDSFWEGPADIEKGYTTLFEFYRRNYLPYVPVDRDSDVLVVSCGPGYFVDMLLRHDYTSVQGIDSDPEKIEHARKRDLACQVDTAFEFLQQNVEAFDCIVCEQELNHLTKDEQLVFVDLCRQSLRPGGSLIVHGLNGANPITGPEALAQNFDHYNTFTEYTLNQLLEYSGFERIRVFPLNLYVFYKNPANWLAWGAAAFLNLIFRAAFILYGKSNKIFTKKVAAVCTRPRDDDRE
- a CDS encoding SDR family oxidoreductase — translated: MRRFENRVVLVTGAGSGIGEASALRMGSEGGKIACVDIDGNAAEATAKAVREAGGEANAWVCDISDQATVQKTVHEVAEHYGQLNALCNIAGILHADHTLELSMDVFDRVLAVNLRGTFMMCQTALPYLIETKGSIVNMASTAALGAHAWMAAYSASKGGILALTKALAVEFGRKGVNSNAICPASVETPMSKSVRLPEGFDPALLRKVLPFDDINRPPSDVASAVAFLASEDAVHINGDHIRTDGGVMT
- a CDS encoding glycerol-3-phosphate dehydrogenase/oxidase: MAERRLEGLVSETFDLVVVGGGIFGLFVAWDAVLRGLSVALLEKNDFGHAASANCFKVVHGGVRYMQHLDVVRVRESSRERSAWLRIAPHQVSPLPFLMPTYGFWTRGRPILATGMKLYDALTADRNRDLPDPARHIPATRVMSRNDALNAFPALDSRGLSGGVVFHDGQMRSPARLAICTLLAATAKGLQAANYAEVTGFLQSGNRIDGVVARDTLADQVFEVRAKVVVNATGGWADPLLRRTNGTELNPRPTYSRDAYFLVNRCLSDRYALAVPGSTRDPDAVLSRSTRHLFLVPWRGRTLVGVWHRVWTDDPDSTAVSDAELAEFIAEINAGYPELRLRPEDVISRYCGLVLFGDNREGATDLSYGKRSRLIDHAECDGLDGLITLLGVRYTTARLEAARTLDLVSRKLDRSLVAASTEHTPLYGGEIDDFQALRRDAQERFGSRIPAGSLEALLCNHGSAYERVLDRTETESNLPGSETLRAEVVHAVREEMAQRLSDVAFRRTDLATAGDPGAAALNMAAGLMAEELGWETGRLQKELEETRAELGLACAEETT
- a CDS encoding glycosyltransferase family 4 protein translates to MNILLVSYEYPPLGGGGGVFVRDLVVELEKRAKVTLLTSWANGLEREECHGNLRIVRVPVMMRDARATASLPSMLSFFPSSLVSGRKLLRQESFDIVHSVFAVPTGPSGLLLARYAKLPHVLSVLGGDLYDPSKKLSPHRTPGLRHAVKWVIHGSDSVVAESNDVAGWARTHYGAPEVELVPLSVSRPEFSPIDRDSLPFSLDSDSVILIAVGRLIPRKNLSTLLDVFATLDAVRARLVLVGEGPELPDLQQQAQRLGIASRVHFAGFVSDIEKFQLLSAADVYLSTALHEGFGIVFLEAMACGLPVVAFDSGGQRDFLDDEFSCLPKLGDGDAMSEDLHRLISDPARRTEMGNAASLRAGDFSPQQLAERFVEIYERVLTQRDKGEPTV
- a CDS encoding NAD(P)-dependent oxidoreductase — encoded protein: MILVTGATGFIGSRLVLDLREENLDVRAAGQSRNDVETGTGRALQEAGAELVIGSITEADEARQLVDGVDCVVHLAAAQHEANVPDQHFHDVNVTGTRNMLEASVASGVKRFVHGSTIGVYGWTEGRDVDEDSPLVPDNIYGVTKLEGETVAREYMDRLPIAIARIAEVYGPGDRRLLKLFKGVKKGLFLRIGSGKNTHHLVYIDDLIRGLRLAASHEAAVGACFVLAGPAPVASSDMIRSAAAAIGCRPPPWVLPMGPMMAAAWLTESILRPLGVQPPLHRRRLDFFRKSFSFRGDQALELLGFEPRVRLQEGMDATARWYEREGLLL